In Dysgonomonadaceae bacterium zrk40, one genomic interval encodes:
- the rfbA gene encoding glucose-1-phosphate thymidylyltransferase RfbA: MKGIVLAGGSGTRLYPITKGVSKQLLPVFDKPMIYYPISALMLAGIREILIISTPADLPSFQRLLGDGSDCGLQFSYAEQPSPDGLAQAFLIGRSFIGKDAVCLVLGDNIFYGQGFPSMLRKAALDAEENNKATVFGYYVQSPERYGVAHFNDRGEVLGIEEKPLSPKSNWAVTGLYFYPNSVVEIAAAVRPSARGELEITSVNQAYLEKGELLLQRFGRGFAWLDTGTHDSLAEASTFIEVLEKRQGLKIACLEEIAWNNGWITDENLERIAEPMKKNQYGQYLLQLIDTRL; this comes from the coding sequence ATGAAAGGCATTGTATTGGCAGGAGGATCTGGTACGCGGCTCTATCCGATCACCAAGGGTGTTTCCAAGCAACTCTTACCCGTCTTCGACAAACCGATGATTTACTATCCCATCTCGGCACTGATGCTGGCCGGTATCCGCGAGATACTGATCATCTCCACACCGGCCGACCTGCCCTCATTCCAGCGCTTGCTGGGTGACGGATCTGATTGTGGTCTCCAATTCTCCTACGCGGAACAACCCTCTCCCGACGGATTGGCACAAGCCTTCCTGATTGGCCGCTCGTTCATCGGAAAGGATGCAGTATGCCTCGTGCTGGGAGACAATATCTTCTATGGACAGGGCTTTCCCTCCATGTTACGCAAGGCTGCCCTCGATGCCGAGGAGAACAATAAGGCTACCGTGTTCGGATATTACGTGCAGTCTCCTGAACGTTATGGCGTGGCACATTTCAACGACCGCGGTGAGGTGCTGGGTATCGAAGAGAAGCCTCTGTCACCCAAATCAAACTGGGCTGTGACAGGGCTCTATTTTTACCCCAACAGTGTGGTGGAGATTGCTGCTGCTGTGAGACCATCTGCCCGGGGGGAGCTGGAGATCACCTCTGTAAACCAGGCTTACCTGGAAAAGGGAGAGTTGCTCTTGCAGCGCTTCGGCAGGGGCTTTGCCTGGCTGGATACCGGAACGCACGATTCGCTGGCGGAGGCTTCCACCTTTATTGAGGTGCTGGAGAAACGTCAGGGGTTGAAGATCGCCTGCCTCGAAGAGATTGCCTGGAACAATGGGTGGATCACTGACGAAAATCTGGAACGCATTGCCGAACCAATGAAGAAAAACCAGTATGGTCAATACCTGCTCCAGTTGATCGACACCAGGTTGTGA
- the trmD gene encoding tRNA (guanosine(37)-N1)-methyltransferase TrmD — MRIDIITVLPEMIQGALHTSILKRSQEKGLAQFELHNLRDYTLDKHRRVDDYPFGGEAGMVLQIEPIDRAISHLKSERDYDEVIFTTPDGEQFTQSIANELSLKQNIIILCGHYKGIDYRVREHLITREISIGDFVLTGGELAAAMIADAVVRLIPGVIGDEQSALSDSFQDGLLAPPVYTRPAEYKGWRVPDVLLSGHERKIQEWRLEQSVERTRRLRPDLPGHG; from the coding sequence ATGAGAATTGACATTATCACCGTGCTGCCTGAGATGATTCAGGGAGCTCTACATACCAGTATCCTGAAGAGGTCGCAGGAAAAAGGATTGGCTCAGTTTGAGCTGCACAACCTGCGTGATTATACGCTAGACAAACACCGCCGGGTAGACGACTACCCTTTTGGCGGGGAGGCTGGAATGGTGTTGCAGATAGAACCGATTGACCGGGCCATCTCCCACCTGAAATCAGAACGGGACTACGATGAGGTGATCTTCACCACTCCCGATGGTGAGCAATTCACCCAGTCGATAGCTAACGAGCTGTCGCTGAAACAAAATATCATCATCCTTTGCGGTCACTACAAGGGGATCGATTACCGGGTGAGGGAGCATCTGATCACACGTGAGATATCAATAGGTGATTTCGTACTTACAGGCGGAGAACTGGCTGCCGCCATGATTGCCGATGCAGTGGTGCGTCTCATCCCCGGCGTGATTGGCGATGAGCAATCGGCTCTCTCCGACTCTTTTCAAGATGGGCTGCTGGCACCGCCGGTGTATACACGCCCTGCCGAGTATAAGGGGTGGAGGGTGCCAGATGTGTTGCTCTCAGGACATGAGCGAAAGATTCAGGAATGGCGTCTGGAGCAGTCGGTGGAACGCACTCGTCGTTTACGTCCCGATTTGCCGGGTCATGGATAA
- a CDS encoding TonB-dependent receptor — MKQTIILILLHLLAAFSYADSVTVKGKLVAEADNAALPYATISVAREDMPTNVIRKMATDETGTFTTTLSPGSYIFTFHFVGMAEAVKKAEVAASQDPFDMGVIAMSESSRLLDELSVTAQAPLVKVDIDKLTYSAKDDPEASTSNVLDLLRKVPLVTIDGEENIQLKGSSNFKIYLNGKPSNMISSNPAQVLKSMPASSIKDVEVITDPGAKYDAEGVGGIINIITDKRVDDGYTGSVGANGNTFGGYGGNAYLATKYGKVGFTGNASYFQHAQPVSESEFYREEFNPQNNLTQKGSSESDGGGLFFTTALSYEPDTANLFNLSLSRFGGKFNSLSVQDAVSQGSRNYSYQSRSNSISQFGGLNLAADYQRNFKRKGELLTLSYRLEHDPNDSEYESAYNDVKGDFYYPNGYKQRSENNAGGSEYTGQLDYVNPLNGKHNIEAGLKYIFRDNSSRGDHSYYLGSGDWMPDPGRLNDLDHLQRITSGYAGYAYRQGKMGLKVGLRGENTNQEIHYMNNDLDTIIHTSFFDLVPSLTFSYQLGMTQTLRGGYNMRISRPGIWYLNPYIDDMDPNNISYGNPELDGEQQHNFNINYGSFSQKINFNATVSYAFTRNAVTRYSFIPPGDPNSSNESFRRDGVTHNTYANIGRNQMVGTNLYVSWTPTPVIRTYLNGGVSYTDIQSTENDQLRNSGLSGRAYGGFSWTLPKDLRLGANSGIFLNQVQLQTDQSPYYFYSFSVMKSMFNNKLDLSLNVQNFLSKSQKMTSTTTGPGFRQESLNYQPMRNLRLSVTYRFGELKSSMRRVQRGIVNDDVMEGESNTQQAASGTVSGE, encoded by the coding sequence ATGAAACAAACAATTATTCTTATCCTGCTTCATCTATTAGCAGCCTTCTCATATGCTGATTCCGTTACTGTTAAAGGAAAGCTGGTGGCGGAAGCAGACAATGCAGCTCTACCCTATGCCACCATCTCTGTTGCCAGGGAAGATATGCCCACCAACGTAATTCGTAAGATGGCTACCGATGAGACAGGAACTTTTACAACAACATTGAGCCCAGGAAGTTATATCTTCACTTTTCATTTTGTAGGCATGGCTGAAGCCGTGAAGAAGGCGGAGGTTGCCGCATCACAGGATCCCTTCGACATGGGAGTGATTGCAATGAGTGAGAGCAGCAGGCTGCTGGATGAGCTGAGCGTGACAGCCCAGGCACCGCTGGTGAAGGTTGATATCGATAAGCTCACCTATAGTGCCAAGGATGACCCTGAAGCCTCTACTTCCAATGTGTTGGACCTGTTACGTAAAGTGCCCCTTGTCACCATCGACGGGGAGGAGAACATTCAGCTGAAAGGTTCTTCCAACTTCAAGATCTACCTCAACGGTAAACCTTCCAACATGATCTCATCCAATCCTGCACAGGTGTTGAAGAGTATGCCTGCCAGCAGTATCAAGGATGTGGAGGTGATCACAGATCCCGGGGCGAAGTATGATGCCGAAGGAGTGGGAGGAATCATCAATATCATCACCGACAAACGGGTGGATGATGGCTATACCGGCTCCGTTGGTGCCAACGGCAATACCTTTGGTGGCTATGGCGGCAATGCATACCTGGCTACCAAGTATGGTAAGGTGGGTTTCACCGGTAATGCCTCCTATTTTCAACATGCTCAACCTGTTTCAGAGTCGGAATTTTACCGTGAGGAGTTCAACCCGCAGAATAACCTGACCCAAAAAGGAAGTAGTGAGAGTGATGGGGGTGGACTGTTCTTTACCACTGCACTCAGCTATGAACCCGATACAGCAAACCTGTTCAATCTCTCTCTCTCCCGTTTCGGAGGTAAATTCAACTCCCTTTCCGTGCAGGATGCTGTTTCCCAAGGTAGTCGTAACTACAGCTATCAGTCACGGAGCAACAGCATCTCTCAGTTTGGGGGATTGAACCTTGCTGCCGATTACCAGAGAAACTTCAAGAGAAAGGGAGAGTTGCTTACGCTCTCTTACCGCTTGGAGCATGACCCCAACGACAGTGAATATGAAAGTGCGTACAACGACGTGAAGGGTGACTTCTATTATCCAAATGGGTATAAACAGAGAAGCGAGAACAATGCCGGTGGGAGTGAGTATACCGGTCAGTTGGATTACGTGAACCCGCTTAACGGCAAACACAATATTGAAGCAGGATTAAAGTATATATTCAGAGACAACAGCAGCCGGGGAGATCATTCTTATTATTTGGGGAGTGGTGACTGGATGCCTGATCCAGGCAGGCTAAACGACCTCGATCACCTGCAGCGCATCACCTCGGGATATGCCGGTTATGCCTACCGGCAGGGTAAAATGGGGTTGAAGGTAGGTCTGCGTGGTGAAAATACCAATCAGGAGATTCATTACATGAACAACGACCTGGATACCATCATACACACTTCTTTCTTCGACCTGGTGCCCTCGTTGACCTTCTCCTACCAATTGGGGATGACACAGACACTCCGCGGTGGTTACAACATGCGCATCTCCCGTCCCGGCATCTGGTATCTAAATCCCTACATCGACGATATGGATCCCAACAACATCAGTTACGGAAATCCGGAGCTGGATGGCGAGCAACAACATAATTTCAACATCAATTATGGCTCTTTTTCGCAAAAGATCAACTTCAACGCGACTGTCAGCTATGCTTTCACACGCAATGCCGTGACACGCTACAGCTTCATCCCCCCGGGTGATCCCAACAGCAGTAATGAGAGTTTCAGGCGCGATGGGGTGACACACAATACCTACGCCAATATCGGCCGCAACCAGATGGTGGGTACCAACCTCTACGTTAGCTGGACCCCCACACCTGTAATTCGCACCTACCTGAACGGGGGAGTCAGTTATACCGATATCCAGAGTACTGAGAACGATCAGCTGCGTAACAGTGGCCTCTCAGGACGCGCTTATGGCGGTTTCTCATGGACATTACCCAAGGATCTGAGGCTGGGAGCCAACAGTGGTATATTCCTGAACCAGGTGCAGCTTCAGACCGATCAGTCTCCCTACTATTTCTACTCATTCAGCGTGATGAAGAGCATGTTCAACAACAAGCTCGACCTTTCACTGAATGTTCAGAATTTCCTCTCCAAGTCGCAGAAAATGACCAGTACCACTACCGGCCCCGGTTTCCGTCAGGAGAGCCTCAATTACCAGCCGATGCGCAACCTGAGGCTGAGTGTAACCTACCGCTTCGGTGAACTGAAATCTTCCATGAGACGTGTACAGCGCGGCATCGTGAACGATGATGTGATGGAGGGGGAAAGTAATACCCAGCAGGCTGCTTCAGGAACAGTTTCAGGAGAGTGA
- a CDS encoding LysO family transporter: protein MTIIPVFFSVLSGIAVGYLLRQKKVVKKTGMLLNLVIMLLLLFLGIAVGSNREVVTRFASIGLEALLLTLGGTLGSLIAAGWLYKKAFHSRNEVSLQSKKNTRAKR from the coding sequence ATGACAATCATCCCTGTATTTTTCTCTGTCCTGAGCGGCATCGCAGTAGGTTACCTGTTGCGCCAAAAGAAGGTTGTAAAAAAAACCGGGATGTTGCTCAACCTGGTGATCATGTTGCTACTGCTCTTTCTGGGCATTGCGGTGGGCAGTAACCGGGAGGTGGTAACAAGGTTTGCTTCCATCGGCCTGGAGGCGCTGCTGCTGACCCTGGGCGGTACGCTGGGAAGCCTCATCGCTGCAGGTTGGTTATACAAAAAAGCGTTTCACAGTCGTAATGAGGTATCACTTCAATCGAAAAAAAACACCCGAGCAAAGAGATGA
- a CDS encoding lysine exporter LysO family protein, whose translation MKQTILYLLLFTVGVIAAITGVLPEALLDDRISKGILYLLLFLAGILIGSGRNMFRVLGRYGIKIMLLPLGTTLGTFAGVSLISLILPDRSLTDCLSVGAGFAYYSLSSILITEFRGAELGTVALLANIMREFSVLVFAPWMVRYFGPLAPISAGGATTMDTTLPFITRYSGEPYVVVALFHGMVIDFTVPLWVSLFLSL comes from the coding sequence ATGAAACAGACGATACTCTATCTGCTTCTTTTTACTGTCGGTGTGATAGCAGCAATCACAGGAGTGCTACCGGAAGCCTTGCTGGATGATCGCATCTCAAAAGGGATCCTCTACCTGTTGCTTTTCCTTGCAGGAATACTGATCGGTTCCGGCAGGAACATGTTCAGGGTGTTGGGACGTTATGGAATCAAGATCATGCTGTTGCCGCTGGGCACCACCCTCGGCACCTTCGCCGGGGTATCACTCATCAGCCTGATACTGCCTGATCGGAGCCTTACAGACTGCCTGAGCGTGGGAGCAGGATTCGCCTACTATTCTCTCTCCAGCATCCTGATTACTGAATTCAGAGGTGCAGAGCTGGGGACGGTAGCGCTCCTGGCGAACATAATGCGTGAGTTCAGCGTTCTTGTTTTTGCTCCCTGGATGGTACGATATTTCGGACCGTTGGCACCCATCTCAGCGGGAGGTGCCACCACCATGGACACCACCCTGCCCTTTATTACCCGCTACTCCGGTGAACCATACGTCGTGGTAGCGCTCTTTCACGGCATGGTGATCGATTTCACTGTTCCGCTCTGGGTATCGCTATTCCTGAGTCTGTAA
- a CDS encoding metallophosphoesterase: MRALINAFIIHLTLNLLVFLKGWHVFEGKKAARIILSILFAAELLFYVTGFFLYRHLPEPLVQLIRVTGTSWMLFLLYSGGLWLIIDLVTLIFLHQLHRPLTSMRNWPPRRKRLLFLLPVLAVALILAHGRYRFMHPVVQQVPVTVHKKAGNHDSLRIVVAGDMHLGWMIDRNHTRRFVDLIMAQQADMILFVGDIFDSQIEPILQQGMDQELRRLTAPLGVFTCTGNHEYRYDSEEKISLLNDVGISVLRDSAVLIDSAFYLVGREDKVIAHRKQTAELLANSGLDHTKPVILLNHTPDNLDEEADAGIDIALYGHTHHGQAFPGNLITEWIFEVAHGYKKKGDTHIYVTSGLGLVGPQYRVGTQSEIALLRVRFE; encoded by the coding sequence ATGCGTGCACTGATCAACGCTTTCATCATTCACCTCACCCTCAACCTCTTGGTTTTCCTGAAGGGATGGCATGTCTTTGAAGGAAAAAAAGCAGCACGGATTATTTTATCGATTCTGTTTGCTGCGGAGCTGCTGTTCTACGTCACAGGCTTTTTCCTCTACCGCCATCTACCTGAGCCGTTGGTACAACTGATACGGGTGACAGGCACCAGCTGGATGCTCTTCCTGCTATACAGCGGAGGGCTCTGGCTGATCATCGACCTGGTCACACTGATCTTCCTCCACCAATTGCACCGTCCCCTCACCTCCATGCGCAACTGGCCTCCCAGAAGAAAGAGACTGCTCTTCCTCCTACCGGTACTAGCGGTGGCACTCATCTTGGCACATGGCCGATACCGCTTCATGCACCCCGTGGTGCAACAGGTTCCTGTCACAGTCCACAAGAAAGCGGGGAATCATGACTCGCTGCGCATCGTCGTAGCTGGGGACATGCACCTTGGCTGGATGATTGACCGCAACCACACCCGTCGATTCGTGGATCTGATCATGGCACAACAAGCCGATATGATCCTTTTCGTGGGTGACATCTTCGACTCACAGATCGAGCCGATACTACAGCAGGGGATGGATCAGGAACTCCGGCGGCTTACTGCTCCCCTAGGCGTTTTCACCTGTACCGGCAACCACGAGTACCGTTACGACAGTGAAGAAAAGATCTCATTGTTGAATGATGTGGGAATCTCTGTGCTGCGCGACAGTGCGGTGTTGATCGACAGCGCTTTCTACCTGGTAGGGCGCGAGGATAAAGTGATCGCCCATCGCAAGCAGACCGCGGAATTACTGGCCAATTCGGGGTTAGACCACACAAAGCCGGTGATCCTGCTCAATCACACACCGGATAACCTGGACGAGGAGGCCGATGCAGGCATTGACATTGCACTGTACGGACACACACACCATGGCCAGGCTTTTCCGGGCAATCTCATTACAGAATGGATCTTCGAAGTGGCACACGGCTACAAGAAAAAAGGTGACACACATATCTATGTCACCTCAGGTCTTGGGTTGGTCGGCCCCCAGTATCGTGTGGGTACTCAATCGGAGATTGCCCTCCTTAGAGTACGTTTCGAATGA
- a CDS encoding UDP-N-acetylmuramoyl-tripeptide--D-alanyl-D-alanine ligase codes for MQITELYSLFLRYPLVTTDSRMCEKNSIFFALKGERFNGNLFAEKALESGCAYAIVDEWNDGMTPNDRIILVDDVLATLQQLATYHRRKLKIPVVGITGTNGKTTTKELIAVGLARKFKVAYTQGNFNNHIGVPLTLLSMNRSHEIAVVEMGANHPGDIRELCEIAEPDYGLITNVGQAHLEGFGSFEKLVATKGELYDYLRAHEGKVFVNRESAILYDLSEGMDRILYGRDDPSLFASGTLAEATPFMEFDWRFFDRSFRVRTRLVGEYNFDNAIAAVAVCKFFGINAENISSALEAYEPSNHRSQFRRNDRNDLIIDAYNANPTSMKASVGFFASIPSPLPRVVILGEMKELGEVSDEEHQKLIHYLRELAFDRVYLVGDSFAQWTTAADGFHCYRDVDELIAMLRSEPISNHYILLKGSHSVHLEKAIDYL; via the coding sequence ATGCAGATTACTGAACTTTATTCGCTCTTCCTGCGCTATCCGTTGGTGACCACCGACTCGCGGATGTGTGAGAAGAACTCCATCTTTTTTGCCCTGAAAGGTGAGCGGTTCAATGGGAATCTTTTTGCTGAGAAGGCACTGGAGTCAGGATGTGCCTATGCAATTGTTGATGAGTGGAATGATGGTATGACTCCCAATGATCGGATCATACTGGTCGATGATGTGCTGGCTACACTCCAGCAGTTGGCTACTTACCACCGACGCAAATTGAAGATACCTGTAGTAGGTATTACCGGTACCAACGGGAAGACCACCACAAAGGAGCTTATTGCCGTTGGTCTTGCTCGCAAGTTTAAAGTGGCCTATACCCAGGGCAACTTCAACAACCATATCGGAGTGCCGCTAACCCTGCTCTCCATGAACCGCTCACATGAGATTGCAGTAGTGGAGATGGGCGCCAACCATCCGGGTGATATTCGTGAATTGTGCGAAATTGCCGAACCCGACTATGGACTCATCACCAACGTGGGGCAAGCTCACCTGGAGGGCTTTGGTTCGTTCGAAAAGCTGGTAGCCACCAAGGGTGAACTTTACGATTACCTTCGTGCACATGAGGGGAAAGTGTTCGTGAACAGGGAAAGTGCGATTCTGTATGATCTCTCGGAAGGGATGGATCGCATCCTCTACGGCAGGGATGATCCGTCACTTTTTGCCTCCGGCACACTGGCCGAGGCCACACCCTTCATGGAGTTCGACTGGCGTTTTTTCGATCGCTCCTTCCGTGTCCGTACCCGTTTGGTAGGTGAGTATAACTTTGACAACGCAATTGCTGCCGTTGCTGTATGCAAATTCTTTGGTATCAATGCGGAGAACATCAGCAGCGCGCTCGAGGCATATGAACCAAGTAACCATCGTTCACAGTTCAGGCGTAACGATCGCAACGACCTGATCATCGACGCCTATAATGCCAATCCAACGAGCATGAAAGCATCGGTTGGTTTTTTTGCTTCCATTCCTTCACCTTTGCCACGGGTGGTAATTCTGGGAGAGATGAAAGAGTTGGGTGAGGTGAGCGATGAGGAACATCAAAAGCTGATTCACTACCTGAGGGAACTGGCTTTCGACAGGGTTTATCTGGTGGGCGATTCATTCGCTCAATGGACAACTGCTGCCGACGGATTCCATTGTTACAGGGATGTGGATGAGTTGATAGCTATGCTACGCAGTGAGCCTATCAGCAACCATTATATCCTGCTGAAGGGGTCACATTCGGTGCATCTTGAGAAAGCAATCGATTACCTTTAA
- a CDS encoding aminopeptidase: MKKMFLFLSLLLSAGMMMAQSAYQFKVVRENPVTSVKNQSSTGTCWSFSGVAFLESELLRMGKGTYDLSEMYIVRRNYEDKALKHARLHGNLNFAPGGSFADVIETLDAYGVMPDEAYHGLHYGSETHNHGELDKILKSYMDGVIGARTLSPVWNKGITGILDSYLGEVPEMFQYNGKEYTPHSFAAELGLKQEDYISLTSFTHHPFYKPFAVEVPDNWRWALSYNLPVDELMKVMEQAVMKGYTIAWASDVSEAGFSREGIAIVPDGEAPENAGSDQAKWLGLSSRERDAEIRTRIGKEILAEKEITQEMRQASFDNYATTDDHGMQIYGIAEDQNGNRFFMVKNSWGETGPYDGFWYASYPFVSYKTLSIVLHKDALPASIAQKLGF; this comes from the coding sequence ATGAAAAAGATGTTTTTATTCCTATCCCTGTTGCTGAGTGCAGGAATGATGATGGCACAAAGTGCATACCAGTTTAAGGTAGTCAGAGAGAATCCTGTTACCTCGGTGAAAAACCAATCGAGCACGGGAACCTGCTGGAGCTTCTCGGGCGTGGCTTTTCTGGAGTCAGAGCTGCTTCGTATGGGAAAAGGAACATACGACCTTTCCGAGATGTACATCGTGAGGCGCAACTATGAAGATAAAGCGTTGAAGCATGCCCGTCTCCACGGCAACCTTAACTTCGCCCCCGGCGGCTCCTTTGCCGATGTGATTGAAACGCTCGATGCGTATGGAGTGATGCCTGATGAGGCATACCACGGTCTTCATTACGGATCGGAGACCCACAACCACGGAGAACTGGACAAGATTCTTAAAAGTTACATGGATGGTGTCATCGGTGCCCGCACCCTGTCACCCGTTTGGAACAAGGGTATCACCGGTATTCTGGACAGCTACCTGGGTGAGGTTCCTGAAATGTTTCAATACAATGGAAAAGAATATACGCCTCACAGCTTTGCCGCTGAACTGGGGTTGAAACAGGAGGATTACATTTCGCTCACCTCATTCACCCATCATCCTTTTTACAAGCCGTTTGCCGTTGAGGTGCCTGATAATTGGCGCTGGGCGCTCTCTTACAACCTGCCTGTTGATGAACTGATGAAGGTGATGGAGCAGGCGGTGATGAAGGGTTACACGATTGCATGGGCTTCTGATGTGAGTGAAGCAGGTTTCTCCCGCGAGGGTATTGCAATTGTTCCCGATGGGGAGGCACCTGAGAATGCCGGCAGCGACCAAGCCAAGTGGCTCGGCCTCAGTAGTCGGGAGAGAGATGCTGAAATCAGGACCCGCATCGGAAAAGAAATACTGGCAGAAAAAGAGATCACCCAGGAGATGCGTCAGGCGTCGTTCGATAATTATGCGACCACAGATGATCATGGCATGCAGATTTATGGAATTGCAGAAGACCAGAATGGCAACAGGTTCTTCATGGTGAAGAATTCATGGGGAGAAACAGGCCCCTACGATGGTTTCTGGTATGCATCCTACCCCTTTGTCAGCTACAAGACGTTGAGCATTGTGTTGCACAAGGATGCACTGCCTGCTTCCATCGCCCAAAAACTGGGCTTTTAA
- a CDS encoding ribonuclease H family protein produces MAQKKYYVVWQGVRPGVYDSWEACKAEVTGYDHALYKSFPSRAEAEQAFNDNPWKHLAAKKKGPREVSTSHPSIIRQSLAVDAACSGNPGLMEYRGVWVEDGTELFRVGPIEEGTNNIGEFLAIVHALALLHKNDKPTPVYTDSANALKWVAKKKCNTKLKQTERNRILFEWIARAEKWLRENQFSNPLLKWETKQWGEIPADFGRK; encoded by the coding sequence ATGGCTCAGAAAAAGTATTACGTGGTGTGGCAAGGGGTGAGGCCCGGGGTATACGACTCATGGGAGGCCTGCAAAGCAGAGGTAACAGGGTATGACCATGCCCTCTACAAATCTTTCCCATCGCGTGCCGAGGCTGAACAAGCCTTCAACGACAACCCCTGGAAGCACCTTGCAGCAAAGAAAAAAGGGCCGCGGGAAGTATCCACCTCTCATCCCTCAATTATCCGTCAGAGCCTGGCAGTAGATGCTGCCTGCAGTGGTAACCCGGGACTGATGGAGTATCGTGGGGTATGGGTTGAAGATGGCACTGAGCTCTTCCGTGTGGGACCAATCGAAGAGGGCACCAACAACATCGGTGAGTTTCTGGCGATTGTACATGCGCTGGCGCTGTTGCATAAGAACGATAAACCTACACCGGTCTACACCGACAGTGCGAATGCCCTCAAATGGGTCGCCAAGAAAAAATGCAACACCAAGCTGAAACAAACCGAGCGCAACAGGATTTTATTTGAATGGATCGCCCGCGCGGAGAAGTGGCTGCGGGAAAACCAATTCAGCAACCCACTTCTGAAATGGGAAACGAAACAATGGGGAGAGATACCGGCTGACTTTGGACGCAAATAG
- a CDS encoding ribonuclease P protein component → MNEGERFRLAKRERICGEKRIESLFANGSSFMAYPFRVVWLKRDAVSATMVSVLISIPKKRLKRAVDRNRMKRVAREAYRLHKNQLINQLTADNLHLDVAFIYVRDEPSDFVTTEKGIVKAFRELARINQTAAT, encoded by the coding sequence ATGAACGAAGGAGAACGGTTCAGACTTGCGAAAAGGGAACGGATCTGCGGTGAAAAAAGGATTGAATCCCTCTTCGCCAATGGCAGTTCTTTCATGGCCTATCCATTCAGGGTAGTATGGCTGAAAAGGGATGCAGTATCCGCAACAATGGTTTCGGTATTGATCAGCATCCCGAAGAAGCGACTGAAACGGGCAGTAGACCGCAACAGGATGAAGAGAGTGGCAAGAGAAGCCTACCGGCTGCACAAAAATCAACTCATCAATCAGTTGACGGCAGACAATCTACATCTGGATGTGGCATTTATTTATGTCAGGGATGAACCGAGCGACTTTGTCACAACTGAAAAAGGAATCGTGAAGGCCTTCAGAGAACTGGCAAGAATCAATCAAACAGCAGCAACGTGA
- the yidD gene encoding membrane protein insertion efficiency factor YidD, whose amino-acid sequence MKALLTWILLLPVYFYRAVISPLTPPSCRYTPTCSQYTIEALKKHGPFRGFYLSARRILSCNPWGGSGYDPVPEPRHRKKKTKAEEQ is encoded by the coding sequence TTGAAAGCTCTTTTGACGTGGATCCTGTTGCTCCCCGTCTATTTCTACCGGGCTGTCATCTCACCGCTCACGCCGCCCAGCTGTCGCTACACGCCTACCTGTTCACAGTACACGATAGAAGCATTGAAGAAACATGGCCCCTTTCGGGGTTTTTACCTGTCCGCACGGCGCATACTGAGCTGTAATCCCTGGGGAGGTTCGGGTTATGACCCGGTACCTGAACCGAGACACAGGAAAAAGAAGACGAAAGCAGAGGAACAATAA
- a CDS encoding TatD family hydrolase yields MEFYDVHTHQIFLEENDDPYHSCIFDVYPLEFEVAKESYNRHAFSCGIHPWYSEDSDTQMAYLNEIAPNPRIIAIGETGLDRLKGPSFEIQIPVFKKHIALSEKLGKPVIIHCVKAWEELIRVRRETKPRQPWIIHGYRGKPELTEQLLREGFLFSVGDQINVDSMQLIPLDAIFCETDEDEMSIREVYQQAARSLNMETEAFASRIAENVRRIFPTLDPPKPFYPDQEEELD; encoded by the coding sequence ATGGAATTTTACGACGTACACACACACCAGATTTTCCTCGAGGAGAACGATGATCCCTATCACTCGTGTATCTTCGATGTTTACCCCCTTGAGTTTGAAGTAGCCAAAGAATCTTACAACCGCCATGCCTTCTCCTGCGGAATTCACCCGTGGTACTCTGAAGACAGCGACACACAGATGGCCTATCTGAATGAGATAGCACCCAATCCGCGCATCATCGCCATCGGCGAGACCGGTTTGGACCGTCTCAAAGGCCCCTCTTTTGAGATTCAGATACCGGTTTTCAAGAAACACATTGCGTTGTCGGAGAAGCTGGGAAAACCTGTGATCATTCACTGTGTGAAAGCCTGGGAAGAGCTGATCAGGGTGAGGCGCGAGACAAAACCCAGACAACCATGGATCATTCATGGCTATCGCGGCAAGCCGGAGCTTACCGAGCAGTTACTCCGGGAGGGATTTCTCTTCTCGGTGGGCGACCAGATCAACGTGGATTCAATGCAGCTGATACCGCTCGATGCCATCTTTTGCGAAACCGACGAAGATGAAATGTCGATACGTGAGGTTTACCAGCAGGCAGCTCGTTCACTCAACATGGAAACGGAGGCATTTGCCTCACGCATCGCGGAGAATGTAAGAAGAATATTCCCCACACTCGATCCGCCAAAGCCTTTTTATCCGGATCAAGAGGAAGAATTGGATTAA